The Triplophysa dalaica isolate WHDGS20190420 chromosome 5, ASM1584641v1, whole genome shotgun sequence genome window below encodes:
- the asb13a.1 gene encoding ankyrin repeat and SOCS box protein 13a.1 yields the protein MDVTAARSTFYGDIGHWADRTPLHEAASLGRALQLKQLIEDGASVNIVTVDNFTPLHDACIQGHPNCVKILLEAGAQVDVRTIHGSTPLCHACAAGCLASVKLLVDHGASINPSLTALTASPLHEACIRGNPECVKLMIAKGALLEAFDIYFGTPLHAACAKAHFECALLLLNAGAKVNATKFHETAMHHAAREERGDLVELLVEFGGDVNISDNMGNKPRDYTKLGSPAYGCLLHYESNPLSLQQLCRIVLRTVLGTRALAVVPKLDISHRIIDYLTYKS from the exons ATGGATGTCACCGCAGCCAGGTCAACGTTTTATGGAGACATAG GACACTGGGCTGATCGGACTCCTCTGCATGAAGCTGCGTCTCTGGGTCGAGCTCTCCAGTTAAAACAGCTGATAGAGGATGGAGCGTCTGTTAATATAGTGACCGTGGACAACTTCACTCCTCTGCATGATGCCTGCATCCAGGGCCACCCCAACTGTGTTAAAATACTCCTGGAGGCAGGAGCGCAG GTAGATGTACGCACCATTCATGGCAGCACTCCTCTTTGTCACGCCTGTGCTGCTGGCTGCCTAGCAAGTGTCAAGCTGCTGGTGGATCATGGAGCATCGATCAACCCTTCCCTGACCGCCCTTACTGCTTCACCCCTCCACGAGGCCTGCATAAGGGGTAACCCCGAGTGTGTGAAGCTCATGATCGCTAAAGGAGCGCTGCTGGAGGCCTTTGACATTTACTTTGGGACCCCCTTACACGCTGCCTGTGCCAAAGCTCACTTTGAATGCGCCCTACTGCTGCTCAATGCAG GTGCTAAAGTGAATGCTACAAAGTTCCACGAGACGGCGATGCACCATGCAGCGAGAGAGGAGAGGGGCGATTTGGTGGAGCTGCTGGTGGAGTTTGGTGGAGATGTCAATATATCCGATAACATGGGTAACAAGCCCAGAGACTACACGAAACTTGGTTCTCCTGCCTATGGATGTCTGTTGCACTATGAGA gTAACCCGTTGTCTCTTCAGCAGCTTTGCCGTATTGTCCTGAGGACTGTATTGGGCACCAGAGCTCTGGCGGTGGTGCCAAAACTGGACATTTCACATCGCATCATTGATTACCTCACATATAAATCTTGA
- the asb13a.2 gene encoding ankyrin repeat and SOCS box protein 13 — protein MEVETARPYFFGDIGFWAERTEVHKAAYQGQVSVLQGLIQNGASVNIVAVDSITPLHEAATRGQTQCVRLLLDAGAQVDARNVDGSTPLCEACSIGNFECVSLLLEHGAKVNPTLTSRTTSPLHEACMGGNADCVKLVIAKGASLEAYDLYHGTPLHVTCANQHLDCVKVLLNAGAQVNASRLHETALHHAAKANNLDMIELLVEFGANINARDKHDKKPVNYTRPDTPAAHCLQLCDSNPLSLQQLSRITLRTVLGTRAVDLITKLDIPNRIISYLLYQ, from the exons ATGGAGGTGGAAACAGCACGACCTTATTTTTTCGGTGACATCG GTTTCTGGGCGGAGAGAACAGAGGTTCATAAAGCTGCGTATCAGGGTCAGGTGTCTGTGCTGCAAGGTTTGATCCAGAATGGAGCTTCTGTCAATATTGTGGCTGTGGATTCCATCACACCCCTCCACGAGGCTGCTACACGGGGACAAACGCAGTGTGTGAGACTGCTGCTGGACGCTGGGGCTCAG GTGGACGCGAGGAACGTAGACGGAAGCACCCCGCTGTGTGAGGCATGCTCCATCGGGAACTTTGAGTGTGTGAGTCTCCTTCTAGAGCACGGAGCAAAAGTCAACCCCACTCTTACCTCCCGGACCACCTCCCCACTTCATGAAGCCTGCATGGGAG GTAATGCAGACTGTGTGAAGTTGGTGATCGCTAAAGGAGCAAGTCTTGAGGCTTATGATCTGTACCATGGTACTCCGCTACATGTGACATGTGCCAACCAACATCTGGACTGTGTCAAGGTGCTCCTAAATGCAG GTGCACAAGTAAATGCCTCCAGGTTACACGAGACAGCCCTACATCATGCAGCTAAGGCCAACAATCTAGACATGATCGAGCTGTTGGTGGAGTTCGGGGCTAACATTAACGCCAGAGACAAGCACGATAAGAAGCCAGTCAACTACACGAGACCGGACACACCCGCAGCACACTGCCTTCAGCTTTGTGACA GCAACCCTTTGTCTCTGCAGCAGCTCAGCCGTATCACGTTGAGGACTGTGCTGGGTACCAGAGCTGTGGACCTGATCACCAAACTGGATATTCCAAACCGTATTATCAGTTATCTCTTATACCAATGA
- the ankrd16 gene encoding ankyrin repeat domain-containing protein 16 yields MEKESTLKHLIKAIQHGELCTVKHQLNDHANKQSVIYTHFGTSGDTLLHYAARYGHLDILRYLVDELNMDIEVYNNDYKRALHEASSMGHYECVRYLIAKGTKIDSLKKADWTPLMMACTRRNLDVVSELLDHGADPMLQNKDGWNAFHIACREGDPEIIQHLLVAKPEVWTTTSKTGRTPLHTAALHGCEDSVKILLERCSYKPDEKDSCGVTPFMDAIRNGHIAVAKLLLENHKASASEVDVLGAQPLHQASVTAQEAALSFLVRNLSIDVNARATKLELTALHYAAKEGHTGTIKNLLALGADLHARDTKERSALHMASIGQHAETVRTLLQLGLSDTKDNTGNTARQYAKKPDIRKVFESLEM; encoded by the exons ATGGAGAAAGAAAGCACATTAAAGCATTTAATCAAAGCAATTCAACACGGAGAGCTGTGCACAGTTAAACACCAACTCAATGATCACGCCAACAAGCAGTCTgtcatatatacacattttggGACATCTGGAGATACTTTATTGCACTATGCTGCGAGATACGGACATTTGGACATTTTGCGTTATCTGGTAGACGAGTTGAACATGGACATTGAGGTGTACAACAACGACTACAAAAGAGCTTTGCATGAGGCTTCTTCCATGGGTCATTATGAGTGCGTGAGATATCTCATTGCCAAAGGAACGAAAATAGACAGTTTAAAGAAAGCAGACTG GACTCCTCTTATGATGGCCTGTACCCGACGGAACCTTGACGTCGTCTCCGAGCTTCTGGATCATGGTGCGGACCCAATGTTACAGAACAAGGATGGGTGGAACGCATTCCACATCGCATGCAGAGAAGGAGATCCAGAGATCATACAGCACCTCCTAGTGGCCAAACCTGAGGTGTGGACTACAACGAGTAAAACTGGCAGGACACCTCTCCACACTGCTG CTCTGCATGGCTGTGAGGATTCAGTTAAGATTCTGCTTGAGAG GTGCTCCTATAAGCCTGATGAGAAAGATAGTTGTGGAGTCACACCATTTATGGACGCCATAAGGAATGGACATATAGCTGTAGCTAAATTGCTACTTGAGAATCACAAA GCATCTGCCTCTGAGGTTGATGTTCTCGGAGCCCAGCCCTTGCATCAAGCCTCTGTGACAGCTCAAGAAGCGGCCCTGTCTTTTCTTGTGCGCAATCTTAGTATCGATGTAAACGCAAGAGCCACAAAGCTGGAGTTGACAGCACTGCACTATGCTGCTAAG GAAGGTCACACTGGTACTATAAAAAACCTGCTTGCCCTTGGTGCCGATCTGCATGCTAGAGACACTAAAGAAAGATCAG CTCTACACATGGCAAGCATTGGCCAGCATGCAGAAACTGTTAGGACGCTTCTACAACTGGGACTTTCAGATACCAAAGACAACACCGGCAATACAGCCAGACAGTATGCCAAAAAACCTGACATAAGAAAGGTGTTTGAAAGTcttgaaatgtaa
- the gdi2 gene encoding rab GDP dissociation inhibitor beta produces MNEEYDVIVLGTGLTECILSGIMSVKGKKVLHMDRNSYYGGESASITPLEDLFKRFSLPGSPPDSMGKGRDWNVDLIPKFLMANGQLVRMLLITQVTRYLDFKVIEGSFVYKKGSIYKVPSTETEALASSLMGLFEKRRFRKFLVFIANFDQNDPKTLEGVDPNKTTMRDVYKKFDLGQDVVDFTGHALALYRTDDYLDQPCMESINRIKLYSESLARYGKSPYLYPLYGLGELPQGFARLSAIYGGTYMLNKPIEEIVIENGKVVGVKSEGEIARCKQLICDPSYIKDQAKKVGQVIRVICIMSHPIKNTSDANSCQIIIPQNQVNRKHDIYVCMISYAHNVAAQGKYVAIISTTVETNDPEKEIKPALDLLEPVEQKFVSISDMYAPTDMGSDSQIFISRSYDATTHFETTCDDIKDIYKRMTGTEFDFAEMERKKNDIFGDAADQ; encoded by the exons atgaatgaagaatACGATGTTATCGTGCTCGGAACCGGGCTAACG GAATGCATCCTGTCTGGGATCATGTCCGTGAAGGGGAAGAAGGTGCTGCACATGGACAGGAACTCATACTATGGCGGGGAGAGCGCCTCCATCACCCCTCTGGAGGAT TTGTTCAAGCGTTTCAGCCTTCCAGGCAGCCCTCCTGATTCCATGGGGAAAGGTCGCGACTGGAACGTGGACCTCATTCCAAAATTTCTAATGGCCAACG GTCAGCTGGTTCGTATGTTGCTGATCACACAGGTGACGCGATACCTGGACTTCAAAGTGATCGAGGGCAGCTTCGTCTACAAAAAGGGCAGCATCTACAAAGTGCCCTCCACTGAGACGGAAGCACTGGCATCCA GCCTCATGGGACTTTTCGAGAAAAGACGTTTCAGGAAGTTCCTTGTGTTTATTGCCAACTTTGATCAGAATGACCCCAAGACCCTGGAAGGTGTGGACCCCAACAAGACCACCATGCGAGATGTGTACAAAAAGTTTGACCTCGGGCAGGATGTCGTGGACTTCACAGGCCATGCTCTCGCTCTGTACCGCACAGATGA CTACCTGGATCAGCCCTGCATGGAGTCGATAAACAGGATTAAACTCTATAGCGAGTCTTTGGCGAGGTATGGAAAGAGTCCATATTTGTACCCTCTCTATGGCCTGGGAGAGCTGCCCCAAGGCTTCGCCAG ATTAAGTGCCATTTATGGAGGAACATACATGCTAAACAAGCCCATAGAGGAGATTGTCATAGAGAACGGCAAAGTGGTGGGCGTCAAATCGGAGGGAGAG ATTGCACGCTGTAAGCAGCTGATTTGCGACCCAAGCTACATCAAGGACCAAGCCAAGAAGGTTGGTCAGGTCATTCGAGTTATCTGCATCATGAGCCACCCTATCAAGAACACCAGCGATGCCAATTCCTGCCAGATCATCATCCCTCAAAATCAGGTCAACAGGAAGCACG acaTCTACGTGTGCATGATCTCCTACGCACACAATGTGGCAGCACAGGGTAAATATGTGGCCATTATCAGCACCACTGTGGAAACCAATGACCCTGAGAAAGAGATCAAACCAGCCCTAGACCTTCTGGAACCGGTTGAGCAGAA GTTTGTGAGCATTAGTGACATGTACGCACCAACTGACATGGGATCCGACAGTCAG ATCTTTATTTCTCGCTCCTATGATGCCACAACCCACTTCGAAACAACCTGTGATGACATCAAAGACATCTACAAGCGAATGACGGGCACAGAGTTTGACTTTGCCGAAATGGAACGCAAGAAGAATGACATCTTTGGAGACGCGGCCGACCAGTAA